One stretch of Chryseobacterium fluminis DNA includes these proteins:
- a CDS encoding response regulator transcription factor, with protein sequence MKKIILIEDETSVVSFIKKGLQENGYEISVAFDGRTGVNLVQSNEFDLVILDIMLPEMNGLDVCKEIRKTNKHVPILFLTALGASENIVLGLESGGDDYLVKPFKFIELVARVKSLLRRSNGNIQEVEEPEIDNEYVFQFSDLILNDYTKKVTRGGEEISLTSTEYKLLMYFLNNPEKVISRAEILDAVWGVNYELGTNVVDVYVNYLRKKLDHHDDNKIIHTVIGMGYVLKKP encoded by the coding sequence ATGAAAAAAATTATTCTGATCGAAGATGAAACGAGCGTGGTCTCTTTTATAAAAAAAGGGCTCCAGGAAAACGGATATGAAATTTCCGTGGCTTTTGACGGGCGTACCGGTGTGAATCTGGTGCAGTCCAACGAATTTGATCTGGTAATTTTAGATATTATGCTTCCTGAAATGAACGGGTTGGATGTCTGTAAAGAGATCAGAAAAACCAATAAGCATGTCCCTATTTTGTTTTTAACAGCTTTGGGAGCTTCCGAAAATATTGTTCTCGGACTGGAAAGTGGAGGAGATGACTATCTGGTGAAGCCGTTTAAATTTATCGAATTGGTGGCCCGTGTAAAATCTTTGTTGAGAAGGAGTAATGGAAATATTCAGGAAGTTGAAGAGCCGGAAATTGATAATGAATATGTTTTTCAGTTTTCAGATCTGATCCTGAATGATTATACCAAAAAAGTTACCCGTGGAGGCGAGGAAATTTCTCTTACTTCCACAGAATATAAGCTTCTGATGTATTTCCTTAATAATCCTGAAAAAGTAATTTCAAGGGCTGAAATTTTAGACGCGGTATGGGGCGTTAATTATGAACTGGGAACCAACGTGGTGGATGTATATGTGAACTATCTGAGAAAGAAGTTAGATCATCATGATGATAATAAAATCATCCACACGGTGATAGGAATGGGGTATGTATTAAAAAAGCCGTAA
- a CDS encoding GLPGLI family protein — protein sequence MTILKLKYLFFILCFASGFFGFSQNYQILYKVNFHPKKDNTDLKTEYMRLETSASKSIFYNFSNKDDSMADAKENRVPYLRFTVIQEDKRYSYYGNFNDLYYVFNEPLKTGWTVNNKTSDFSGYKVQEAKIELDGRKWTALFSPEIPISAGPYKFSGLPGLILKVYSEDGDYSFEMIELIKSTSSGYAETFSKTKYVKISKKKADTFIFNFLKDPGSQNFKLVNTSGDQFDYKFSGSRDASYKDMNNYLKDVIRKYNNPIDGKIYILIF from the coding sequence ATGACCATTCTCAAACTGAAATATTTATTTTTTATACTCTGTTTTGCGAGTGGATTTTTTGGGTTTTCACAAAACTATCAGATCTTATACAAAGTAAACTTTCACCCCAAAAAGGATAATACTGATCTCAAAACAGAATATATGCGTTTGGAAACCTCGGCTTCTAAAAGTATTTTCTACAATTTTAGCAATAAAGATGATTCAATGGCCGATGCGAAAGAAAATCGGGTGCCTTATCTGCGGTTTACAGTGATACAGGAAGATAAAAGATATTCTTATTACGGAAATTTTAATGACCTGTACTATGTTTTTAATGAACCTTTAAAAACCGGCTGGACGGTTAATAATAAAACTTCTGATTTTAGCGGTTATAAAGTTCAGGAAGCCAAAATAGAGCTGGATGGCAGAAAATGGACTGCCTTATTTTCTCCTGAAATTCCAATTTCAGCAGGACCCTACAAATTCTCCGGTTTGCCGGGTTTAATTCTGAAAGTATATTCTGAAGACGGAGACTATAGCTTTGAAATGATAGAACTTATAAAAAGCACTTCCTCAGGCTATGCCGAGACTTTCTCCAAGACAAAATATGTTAAAATAAGCAAGAAAAAGGCAGACACATTTATCTTCAATTTCTTGAAAGATCCGGGTTCCCAGAACTTTAAATTAGTTAATACTTCCGGAGATCAGTTTGATTATAAATTCAGCGGAAGCAGAGATGCTTCGTATAAGGACATGAATAATTATCTGAAAGATGTCATCCGGAAATACAATAATCCTATTGACGGAAAAATCTATATATTGATTTTCTGA
- a CDS encoding alkaline phosphatase family protein: MKTKLFSLIVLVSCFMGAQTKKVLFIGIDGCRPDVMMSVNTPNIHSLISQSIYSLDGLCAATTWSGNGWSTMLTGVWHTKHHVQDNNFSNPNFANYPDFLTRAETYNPNLRTISLAHWAMINDKIVENADVQTNFASDLAVKNAAVNALQTDNPDILFVDFDDVDHSGHSYGFNANTPQYVSSIETTDTYIGEIVNAMKARSTYSDEDWLVVLTTDHGATDTSHGGGDLSERDIFTIYSNPGFTPQQISKTVLESNKTFSQLSFPAGTYAKPANQAPFNFGASQDFTIEFWVKPNAGYSSDPVMLSNKNWDNGSNKGFVISGYSGQTFRMNIGDGTNRIDLTGGKAETNQWKHIAVSFDRDGLVTMYEDGVPVTFAKMNIIGNIDSGLPLTINQDGTNTYNLNLSASYKDIRIWNSALPNDVIVEWANQGITPSHPYYNQLLANYTCDQALGNTLIDSSPHNNNAVITGTPAFAANTSATFKIYNYLNTPRETDHLPTVLNWLCIPVQSSWGIDGVNRIPVCQSGSLSASDTAEATYDHLKIFPNPASQSINIQFRSEDKEMKTEIIDSKGSVVLLKKIKSRNGYYDEKIDTGRLASGIYFIKISGPSKSLSKTFIKK; the protein is encoded by the coding sequence ATGAAAACGAAATTATTTTCACTTATTGTTTTAGTAAGCTGCTTCATGGGAGCTCAGACTAAAAAAGTTCTATTTATCGGTATTGATGGTTGCCGTCCGGATGTTATGATGTCCGTCAACACGCCCAATATTCACAGCCTGATCAGCCAGTCTATCTATTCGCTGGACGGGCTTTGTGCCGCAACAACCTGGAGCGGAAACGGATGGAGCACGATGCTTACGGGAGTCTGGCACACCAAGCATCATGTTCAGGACAATAATTTCAGCAATCCTAATTTTGCCAACTACCCTGATTTTCTTACAAGGGCAGAGACCTACAATCCCAACTTAAGGACTATTTCGCTGGCGCATTGGGCGATGATTAATGATAAGATTGTTGAAAATGCAGATGTACAGACTAATTTTGCCAGTGATCTGGCAGTAAAAAATGCAGCCGTCAATGCTTTACAGACTGACAATCCGGATATTTTATTTGTTGATTTCGATGATGTGGATCATTCCGGGCATTCCTATGGATTTAATGCCAACACGCCCCAGTATGTTTCATCCATAGAGACTACCGATACCTATATCGGTGAGATCGTCAATGCGATGAAAGCGAGATCTACCTACAGTGATGAAGACTGGCTGGTGGTATTAACGACGGACCATGGTGCTACAGACACCTCTCATGGCGGAGGAGATCTTTCTGAACGAGATATTTTTACCATATATTCCAACCCGGGGTTTACCCCTCAGCAGATCAGTAAAACCGTTCTGGAATCTAACAAAACATTCAGCCAGTTGAGTTTTCCGGCAGGGACGTATGCAAAACCTGCCAATCAGGCGCCCTTTAACTTCGGTGCCAGCCAGGATTTCACCATTGAATTCTGGGTGAAACCCAACGCAGGCTATTCAAGCGATCCGGTAATGCTGAGCAATAAAAACTGGGACAACGGAAGTAACAAAGGTTTTGTCATTTCAGGATACTCGGGACAGACCTTCAGGATGAATATCGGTGACGGAACCAACAGGATAGATCTTACAGGCGGAAAAGCAGAAACCAACCAGTGGAAACATATCGCGGTAAGTTTTGACAGAGACGGATTGGTCACAATGTACGAGGATGGCGTTCCCGTAACTTTTGCCAAAATGAATATCATTGGAAATATCGATTCCGGACTTCCTTTAACAATCAACCAGGATGGGACCAATACTTATAATCTCAACTTATCCGCTTCTTATAAAGACATCAGGATCTGGAATTCGGCACTGCCCAATGACGTTATTGTCGAGTGGGCAAACCAGGGTATTACGCCTTCACATCCCTACTACAACCAGTTACTGGCCAATTATACATGCGACCAGGCTTTAGGGAACACATTAATTGATTCCAGCCCCCACAACAACAATGCGGTTATTACCGGTACTCCGGCTTTCGCTGCTAATACTTCGGCTACATTTAAAATTTATAATTACCTGAACACCCCCAGGGAAACAGACCATCTGCCGACGGTTTTGAACTGGCTCTGCATTCCTGTCCAGTCGTCATGGGGCATTGATGGTGTCAACAGAATCCCTGTCTGTCAGAGCGGAAGTTTATCTGCATCAGATACGGCTGAGGCCACCTATGATCATCTTAAAATATTTCCAAATCCTGCTTCACAGAGCATCAACATTCAGTTCAGGTCAGAAGATAAAGAAATGAAAACGGAGATTATTGATTCAAAAGGATCAGTTGTTTTATTAAAAAAGATAAAGTCTCGTAATGGATATTATGATGAAAAAATCGATACAGGCCGTCTCGCCAGTGGCATCTATTTTATTAAAATCAGCGGACCTTCAAAATCTTTGTCAAAAACCTTTATAAAAAAATAG
- a CDS encoding T9SS type A sorting domain-containing protein, which yields MKLVFELRKEKINKNGSIPIQLTIRNDGIRIRKNTGLTVLENHWTGHRVKPNLKKETDNNYQLINDDLQRIEEKVSKIFLYLLSIYPNPIKNGEYLYLNKKVNEILIYNSEGRLINKSNLKSNSILIDNLLEGIYFLKTENMTHKFIVN from the coding sequence ATGAAGTTAGTTTTTGAATTAAGAAAGGAAAAGATTAATAAAAATGGTTCAATTCCAATTCAACTTACTATTAGAAATGATGGTATAAGAATTAGAAAAAACACAGGTTTAACTGTTTTAGAAAACCATTGGACAGGTCACCGAGTAAAACCAAATTTAAAAAAAGAAACTGATAATAACTACCAGCTTATTAATGATGATTTGCAAAGAATAGAAGAAAAGGTTTCTAAAATATTTCTTTATCTGCTTTCAATTTATCCTAATCCAATTAAAAATGGTGAATATTTGTATCTTAATAAAAAGGTAAATGAAATCCTTATTTATAATAGTGAAGGAAGACTGATTAATAAATCAAACTTAAAAAGCAATTCAATATTAATAGATAATCTATTGGAAGGTATCTATTTTCTTAAAACAGAAAATATGACCCATAAATTTATAGTTAATTAG
- a CDS encoding DUF2326 domain-containing protein has protein sequence MKLVKIYANKNLKNIEFNPKFNVVLATINDKLNKKDTHNLGKTSLIHVINFILLGSFNKKIFENDIFRGVIFYGELKLNNGQYLTIRREIDTNTKISFKIDDNKSQNFNPPIIWDEENLPFDKSRKKLNEYLGFDVVINFDYRKTITYFLRTQQDFLDVYKLDKFKGKHIDWKPFVFELLGYDSNLIIKKLSLEDDIEKKKGIIKVLKEEARINIEDKDKLEGLLDIKKQDLEVALHTIDKFNFFEQDKSLNKELIEQIDNKIQLLNTERYRLDYEVNKLEESLSHLNLNIKIQDLEELYRETELYFPEVLKKDYSDLIKFNEAISIDRKKYLNENLEDLKTQITAVNKELKSLEIDKSDKLAFLTEKDSYEKFKSYQKKLSKLEAEISRIYDKIKAVDQSLEIDEQIQGIHLQVENAVTAIREAVSKRKHAEINRIFNNIIVDILGTNALISIQLNKQGNVEYSADYQNPADLLTTSESQGTTYKKILCMAFDLALLIHYRKNSFYRFAYHDGILEGLDDRIKIKLLNKVKSICDEYDLQYILSLIDSDIPTDEKGEKYIFTHDEICLELNDRDDLGKLFLHSF, from the coding sequence ATGAAATTAGTCAAAATATACGCTAACAAAAATCTTAAGAACATTGAGTTTAATCCAAAATTCAATGTAGTATTGGCTACTATCAATGATAAATTAAATAAAAAAGACACTCATAACCTAGGAAAGACATCTTTAATACACGTAATCAATTTTATTCTTTTAGGTTCTTTCAATAAAAAAATATTTGAAAATGATATTTTCAGAGGTGTTATATTTTATGGGGAGCTAAAGTTGAATAATGGACAATACCTTACCATAAGAAGGGAAATAGATACTAATACGAAAATTTCATTTAAGATCGATGACAATAAAAGTCAAAACTTTAATCCTCCTATTATTTGGGATGAAGAAAATCTTCCTTTCGACAAGTCTAGAAAAAAATTAAATGAATATTTGGGATTTGATGTTGTTATAAATTTTGACTATCGAAAAACTATTACATATTTTTTAAGAACACAACAAGATTTTCTTGACGTCTACAAATTGGACAAGTTCAAAGGAAAACATATTGATTGGAAACCTTTTGTATTTGAGCTCCTGGGATATGACAGTAATTTGATAATTAAAAAACTATCATTAGAGGATGATATTGAAAAGAAAAAAGGAATTATAAAAGTTCTGAAAGAAGAAGCTCGCATAAACATTGAAGACAAAGATAAATTAGAAGGTTTGCTTGATATTAAAAAACAGGATTTAGAAGTAGCATTACACACTATTGATAAATTTAATTTTTTTGAACAGGACAAAAGCCTTAACAAAGAATTGATTGAGCAAATAGATAATAAAATACAACTCTTGAACACAGAGCGTTATCGCTTGGATTATGAAGTCAACAAGCTTGAAGAGTCTTTGTCCCATTTAAATCTAAATATTAAAATTCAGGATTTAGAAGAATTATATAGAGAAACTGAACTTTATTTTCCTGAGGTTTTAAAGAAAGACTATTCAGACTTAATAAAATTCAATGAAGCAATATCTATAGACAGAAAGAAATATCTAAATGAAAATTTAGAAGATTTAAAGACACAGATTACTGCTGTAAATAAAGAACTTAAAAGCCTTGAAATTGATAAAAGTGATAAGCTTGCATTTCTGACTGAGAAAGATAGTTATGAAAAATTTAAATCATACCAAAAAAAGCTTTCTAAATTAGAAGCAGAAATTAGTAGAATTTATGATAAGATAAAAGCTGTTGACCAATCTTTGGAAATCGATGAACAAATTCAGGGAATACATTTGCAGGTCGAAAATGCGGTAACAGCGATTAGGGAGGCTGTGAGCAAAAGAAAGCACGCAGAGATAAACAGAATTTTCAATAATATTATTGTTGATATTCTCGGAACCAATGCTTTAATATCAATACAGCTGAACAAGCAAGGAAATGTAGAATACAGTGCTGATTATCAAAATCCAGCCGATCTATTAACTACTTCTGAATCACAGGGTACTACATATAAAAAAATACTTTGTATGGCTTTTGATTTGGCTCTATTAATTCACTATCGTAAAAATTCTTTTTATAGATTTGCTTATCACGATGGAATTTTAGAAGGGCTCGATGATCGTATAAAAATCAAATTATTGAACAAGGTAAAAAGCATCTGTGATGAATATGATTTACAATACATCCTATCATTGATTGATTCGGATATACCTACTGATGAAAAAGGGGAAAAATATATTTTCACGCATGATGAAATTTGCTTGGAGCTAAATGACCGAGATGATTTAGGAAAACTTTTCCTTCATAGTTTTTAA
- a CDS encoding ABC-three component system middle component 8 gives MLKPDKHTDIKYSVVYLSAIMLKEIQLSGIIKYDELKNILMQKIGNKANENFEQALSFLYLLDRIHYLKELDSIKQN, from the coding sequence ATGCTTAAACCAGACAAACATACAGATATAAAATATTCAGTTGTATATCTTTCTGCTATTATGTTGAAAGAAATACAGCTGAGTGGTATTATTAAGTACGATGAATTAAAAAATATCTTAATGCAAAAAATAGGAAACAAAGCAAATGAGAATTTTGAGCAAGCACTTTCTTTTTTATATCTTTTGGATAGAATTCACTATTTAAAGGAACTTGATTCTATCAAACAAAACTAG
- a CDS encoding ABC-three component system protein, whose translation MRKYPLHYLNDTEFENLATLICKKILGEAVIPFTKGTDGGRDGRFHGKANCFPSTTEPWDGKIVIQAKHTTKENTSCSDSDFQKILKNDVVPAIERLKGVKKVEYYMLFTNRKLTGKQDEKIENLIDENTGITNIVIAEEKIQQWLQAYPDIVKEAKLQSLLTPLQFDEQDLKNVIIEFHKTIPDTSIAGKSEEDFTYVAIERKNEINALSQDYFDEIIKKNYTYFDFIRDFLKDPINKSLKEIYDDTIDDLNAKIVINRSAYNAFEHLLEELYDYVITNNSELAGKKRLIRLFLHYMYCTCDIGKKDA comes from the coding sequence ATGAGAAAATATCCCTTACATTATTTAAATGATACCGAATTTGAAAATTTAGCTACATTGATTTGTAAAAAAATTCTCGGAGAGGCTGTTATTCCTTTTACGAAAGGTACGGACGGGGGAAGAGATGGTAGATTTCACGGAAAAGCAAATTGTTTTCCAAGCACAACAGAACCTTGGGATGGAAAAATAGTTATTCAGGCAAAACATACAACAAAGGAGAATACAAGTTGTTCTGATAGTGATTTTCAAAAGATTCTTAAGAATGATGTAGTTCCTGCAATTGAGCGTTTGAAAGGTGTAAAAAAGGTAGAGTATTATATGCTTTTTACAAATCGCAAATTAACAGGTAAGCAAGATGAGAAAATTGAAAATTTAATTGATGAAAATACAGGCATTACAAATATTGTTATTGCAGAAGAGAAAATACAACAGTGGTTACAAGCCTATCCTGATATAGTTAAAGAAGCAAAATTACAGAGTTTGTTAACGCCATTACAGTTTGATGAGCAGGACTTAAAAAACGTCATTATTGAATTTCACAAAACCATTCCCGATACTAGTATAGCAGGAAAAAGTGAAGAAGATTTTACTTATGTGGCAATAGAACGTAAAAATGAGATTAATGCTTTAAGTCAAGATTATTTTGATGAAATAATTAAAAAGAATTACACATATTTTGATTTTATTCGAGATTTTTTGAAAGATCCAATCAATAAATCTTTAAAAGAAATTTATGATGATACAATAGATGATTTAAATGCCAAAATTGTAATCAATAGAAGTGCATATAATGCTTTTGAACATCTGTTGGAAGAATTATATGATTATGTAATTACTAATAATTCTGAATTAGCAGGAAAGAAAAGATTAATTCGTCTATTTTTGCACTATATGTATTGCACTTGTGATATAGGTAAAAAAGATGCTTAA
- a CDS encoding RES family NAD+ phosphorylase yields MDENFFLCSNCCKDESLKNYVLINSNKNSFPCTICLSNNYNIDVTINEKFNRFCRFLIRYHFPEYIYNSRWGGEDFPLPFYMQNSIINHEFADKISREEEIDQFIDTLFDLNEYPFDDLYYGYDDTGRGLFSYSLKENGSKYWHKYKPELQKKNHYLLINEASLIFKQAFEDNKYTLLSGTLLYRARIGYKEEKIEEEFSVKIKKAFEKDSISSPPIFKSTSGRLNRQGVSYLYLASSEGVALGEVRPQPGHYVSIGCFENLDDLKMADLRFINLYDHFDDKESLKKYLFLKDISDELCSPILPEMNEQYLITQFISDIIRDLEYDGILFKSSVYEGYNALIFDSSKFKYTSKNSSLVKIKSLEYLTEAVIYDDNAFTGLPEERK; encoded by the coding sequence ATGGATGAAAATTTTTTTTTATGTAGTAATTGTTGTAAAGATGAGTCATTAAAAAATTATGTTTTAATCAACTCTAATAAAAATTCATTTCCATGCACAATTTGTTTATCTAATAATTATAATATAGATGTAACAATTAACGAAAAATTTAATAGATTTTGCAGATTTTTAATTAGATATCATTTTCCAGAGTATATATATAATTCACGATGGGGTGGAGAGGATTTTCCACTTCCATTTTATATGCAGAACAGTATAATCAATCATGAATTTGCAGATAAAATATCTAGAGAAGAAGAAATAGATCAATTTATAGATACACTATTTGATTTAAATGAATATCCTTTTGATGACTTATATTATGGGTATGACGATACTGGAAGGGGTTTGTTTTCTTATTCTTTAAAAGAAAATGGTTCAAAATATTGGCATAAATATAAACCAGAATTACAAAAAAAGAATCATTACCTTTTAATAAATGAAGCTTCTTTAATATTCAAACAAGCTTTTGAAGATAATAAATACACCTTGCTCTCCGGCACTCTATTGTACAGAGCTAGAATAGGATACAAAGAAGAAAAAATAGAAGAAGAATTTTCAGTTAAAATAAAAAAAGCTTTCGAAAAAGATTCAATCTCGTCTCCCCCAATTTTTAAATCAACTTCGGGTAGGTTGAACAGGCAAGGAGTTTCTTACTTATACCTGGCTTCTAGTGAAGGAGTGGCTTTAGGAGAGGTTAGACCACAACCAGGGCATTATGTTTCTATAGGTTGCTTTGAAAACTTGGACGATCTTAAAATGGCAGATTTAAGATTTATAAATTTGTATGATCATTTTGATGATAAAGAAAGTTTAAAAAAATATCTTTTTCTCAAAGACATTTCAGATGAATTATGTTCTCCTATTCTCCCAGAGATGAATGAACAATATTTGATAACTCAATTTATTTCTGATATTATTAGAGATTTAGAGTATGATGGAATTTTATTTAAAAGTTCTGTTTATGAAGGTTATAATGCACTTATTTTTGATTCTTCTAAATTTAAATATACTTCGAAAAACTCATCATTAGTTAAAATAAAGAGTTTAGAGTATTTAACAGAGGCTGTTATTTATGATGACAATGCTTTTACGGGGTTACCTGAAGAAAGAAAATAA
- a CDS encoding ISAon1 family transposase N-terminal region protein, with amino-acid sequence MSSEKELLKLLLPEYLVEYFDITHFEEKEGLLHLYFEEKNTVPKELSSLHLQSKGFHEEITVNDFPLRGKPVKLHIRRRRWTDIKSGKILQRDWNLIAVGTRMTKDFAEFLKKISRY; translated from the coding sequence ATGTCATCTGAGAAAGAATTATTAAAATTACTGTTACCGGAATATCTGGTTGAATACTTTGATATTACCCATTTTGAAGAAAAAGAAGGATTGCTTCATCTTTATTTTGAGGAAAAAAATACTGTTCCCAAAGAGCTTTCCTCTTTGCATCTACAATCCAAAGGCTTTCATGAAGAAATCACGGTTAATGACTTTCCTCTCCGTGGAAAACCTGTAAAACTTCACATCAGACGAAGAAGATGGACCGATATAAAATCTGGTAAGATCCTGCAGAGAGACTGGAATCTCATTGCCGTTGGAACCCGCATGACAAAGGACTTTGCGGAGTTCTTAAAAAAAATCAGCCGATACTAA
- a CDS encoding ISAon1 family transposase, which translates to MYGVQGKTFRRQYKKSLSGFKDWLQKPHAEDWILYPENCSSSLSLDEVALSQGELYTVLTSKKAKGRKGSIVAIIKGTQSEEVIEQLLKINRKLRKNVKEITLDMAGSMKLIAKRCFPDAIKVIDRFHVQKLATEALQELRINYRWEAIEWENSLLDEAKKNREPIEIETFENGDTRKQLLARSRYLLYKSREKWTPSQMQRAEILFTEYPDLKKAYGLSDGLRKIYNQNIPKSIAMTKLAHWFRDVETSGFKSFSVLRKTIMNHYSGILNFFDRRSTNASAESFNAKIKNFRLQLRGVKDKAFFLFRLSQLFA; encoded by the coding sequence ATGTATGGGGTACAGGGAAAGACATTCCGCAGGCAATACAAAAAATCATTAAGCGGGTTCAAAGACTGGCTCCAAAAGCCCCATGCGGAAGATTGGATTCTTTATCCGGAAAATTGCTCCTCTTCTCTGTCTCTGGATGAAGTTGCTCTTTCCCAGGGAGAATTATACACGGTTCTTACTTCCAAAAAAGCAAAAGGCAGGAAAGGCAGTATTGTTGCCATTATCAAAGGTACACAGAGTGAAGAGGTCATTGAGCAGCTTCTGAAAATAAACAGGAAGCTTCGCAAAAATGTAAAGGAAATTACCCTTGATATGGCCGGGTCTATGAAGCTTATTGCCAAACGCTGTTTCCCTGATGCTATTAAGGTCATAGACCGGTTCCATGTTCAGAAGCTCGCCACTGAAGCCCTTCAGGAATTAAGGATCAACTACCGTTGGGAAGCTATAGAATGGGAAAATAGCCTGCTCGATGAAGCAAAGAAAAACAGGGAGCCTATTGAGATAGAAACGTTTGAAAACGGTGATACCCGCAAACAGCTTCTGGCAAGAAGCAGGTATTTACTCTACAAAAGCAGGGAAAAGTGGACGCCTTCTCAAATGCAGAGAGCTGAAATTTTATTTACAGAATATCCTGATTTAAAGAAGGCATATGGGTTATCGGATGGATTAAGAAAGATTTACAATCAGAATATTCCCAAATCTATTGCCATGACAAAGTTAGCGCATTGGTTCAGGGATGTTGAAACATCAGGTTTTAAATCATTCTCAGTTTTAAGAAAAACAATAATGAATCATTACAGCGGCATCTTAAACTTTTTCGACAGAAGAAGTACCAACGCTTCGGCAGAATCTTTTAATGCTAAAATTAAAAACTTCAGATTACAGCTTCGGGGAGTAAAAGACAAAGCATTTTTCCTGTTCAGACTCTCTCAACTTTTTGCATAG
- a CDS encoding DUF3127 domain-containing protein produces MELQGTVKKIFDAQTFASGFQKREMVILTQEQYPQPINIEFLSDKIGLLDNLKEGENVKVGINIRGREWVSPQGETKYFNSITGWRVEKVFDNGSEPTQAAPSQSSSPVSNENPFAGDDDDDLPF; encoded by the coding sequence ATGGAATTACAAGGAACGGTAAAGAAAATATTTGATGCTCAGACTTTTGCGAGCGGTTTCCAGAAAAGAGAAATGGTGATTTTGACGCAGGAACAGTATCCTCAGCCGATAAACATTGAATTTTTGTCTGATAAGATCGGATTATTGGATAATCTGAAGGAAGGGGAAAATGTAAAGGTCGGAATCAACATCAGAGGAAGAGAATGGGTTTCTCCTCAGGGCGAAACAAAATACTTCAACTCCATTACAGGGTGGAGGGTAGAAAAGGTATTCGATAACGGTTCAGAGCCTACGCAGGCTGCACCGTCACAATCTTCATCTCCTGTATCCAACGAAAATCCGTTTGCCGGAGACGATGACGATGATTTACCTTTCTAA
- a CDS encoding DMT family transporter, with the protein MNADREKWILLVVLSLIWGSSFILIKKSLEHFSPYQVGALRVLIAGIILMPIAISKYKLFPKKHLKWLLLAAFTGNFIPMFLFPIAETEVSSSIAGIINSMMPIFVIIVGALIWKFETTKRQMTGTLISFAGVCLLAFGGDGEGGKFKLIPILLLLLATLCYALSTTTVKSKLMDVSSTVLSAFVFSFVLFFPSLVALCFTGFFSTFSFSENNLTGLMFVGLLSVFGTGLAMMMNYRLLKVSTPLFASTVTLLMPIVAIIWGLLDGEKLSVLQFIGAGIIIAGLIFLRARPAAIKK; encoded by the coding sequence ATGAACGCAGATAGAGAAAAATGGATTCTTCTGGTCGTCCTGAGTCTCATCTGGGGATCGTCTTTTATCCTGATAAAAAAATCACTGGAACATTTCAGCCCCTATCAGGTTGGCGCATTAAGGGTCTTGATCGCCGGAATAATTTTAATGCCTATTGCCATTTCAAAATATAAACTGTTTCCTAAAAAACATCTAAAATGGCTTTTGCTGGCTGCGTTTACGGGAAATTTTATTCCGATGTTTCTGTTTCCGATTGCCGAAACGGAAGTCAGCAGCAGCATTGCAGGAATCATCAATTCCATGATGCCCATTTTTGTAATTATTGTCGGTGCCCTGATCTGGAAGTTTGAAACAACAAAGCGACAGATGACAGGGACCTTAATAAGCTTTGCAGGCGTATGCTTACTCGCCTTCGGCGGTGACGGGGAAGGCGGAAAATTTAAACTGATTCCCATTTTATTATTACTACTGGCTACTTTATGTTATGCGTTGAGCACAACGACCGTAAAATCTAAATTAATGGATGTTTCCTCAACAGTCTTATCGGCTTTTGTTTTTTCTTTCGTATTATTTTTCCCCTCATTAGTTGCTTTATGCTTTACAGGATTCTTCTCCACCTTTAGTTTTAGTGAAAATAATTTGACAGGCCTGATGTTTGTAGGTCTGCTTTCTGTATTCGGGACCGGACTGGCTATGATGATGAATTACCGGCTGTTAAAAGTTTCCACTCCCCTATTTGCATCTACTGTTACCCTTCTGATGCCGATTGTCGCTATCATCTGGGGTCTTCTGGACGGTGAAAAACTTAGCGTTTTACAATTTATCGGAGCAGGTATTATCATTGCCGGACTGATATTTTTAAGAGCCCGGCCGGCTGCTATAAAAAAATAA